One region of Primulina tabacum isolate GXHZ01 chromosome 17, ASM2559414v2, whole genome shotgun sequence genomic DNA includes:
- the LOC142531673 gene encoding LOW QUALITY PROTEIN: uncharacterized protein LOC142531673 (The sequence of the model RefSeq protein was modified relative to this genomic sequence to represent the inferred CDS: inserted 2 bases in 1 codon) yields MASTVKSLLQTLRRYVKKPWEITGPAAHPEYLSAVPKATEYRVYCPATVPSQAIVPSSLPETVYDIKYFSRDQRRNRPPIKRTVLKKADVXRLMMKEKAFDPASDFPRPYLTAKVVEDDNAIGGGYQK; encoded by the exons ATGGCGTCAACGGTAAAATCCCTATTACAAACCCTTCGTCGATACGTGAAGAAGCCATGGGAAATCACGGGCCCTGCGGCTCATCCGGAGTACCTCTCAGCCGTTCCTAAGGCAACGGAGTATCGGGTCTACTGCCCCGCCACCGTTCCCTCTCAGGCGATTGTGCCCTCTTCCCTCCCCGAGACTGTTTACGACATCAAGTACTTTTCTCGGGACCAACGGCGCAACCGACCACCGATTAAACGCACTGTTCTGAAGAAGGCGGACGT GAGACTGATGATGAAGGAGAAGGCTTTCGATCCCGCCAGCGATTTCCCACGGCCGTATTTGACTGCAAAAGTTGTGGAAGATGATAACGCTATTGGCGGTGGGTACCAGAAATGA
- the LOC142531614 gene encoding uncharacterized protein LOC142531614 translates to MATVVPTSEEDPALSVVRFTAELSWGDAGPEVAEEQVSRLLAEAGECMIQNRWLDLASLMLTSADVIFSKASEKDLECIYIVICNLVKKPESLDQAHEMAELIATKLTQQLNNKPALRLKILFNLYNLLENPYSRFFVYMKALNLAVSGNVTEHVVPSFKKMDRFLREWNLGVKDQRALFLTVSNILKETKSTAKETFKFLVKYLATFSGEDESTLNEAKEEAVRAIIEFVKAPDMFHSDLLDMPAVSQLEKDAKYSLVYQLLKIFVTQRLDAYLNFHATNPTLLTSYGLVNEDCISKMRLLSLVDLGTNESGCVPYSLIKETLKIEGNEVEPWVVKAITEKLMDCRIDQMNQVVIVSRYTERDFGNRQWQALRSKLGAWRGHISNVITTIQANKITEEDTQAVQGLASR, encoded by the exons ATGGCGACCGTTGTCCCCACATCAGAAGAAGATCCCGCCCTTTCCGTCGTCCGTTTCACTGCCGAGTTGTCGTGGGGAGATGCAGGTCCGGAG GTGGCGGAGGAACAGGTCAGTAGATTGTTGGCGGAAGCTGGAGAATGTATGATTCAAAACCGATGGTTGGATTTAGCTTCGTTGATGCTTACCTCCGCTGATGTGATCTTCTCGAAAGCTTCTGAAAAAG ATCTTGAATGCATATATATTGTCATATGCAACCTTGTTAAGAAGCCTGAGAGTCTTGATCAAGCGCATGAGATGGCGGAGCTTATAGCAACCAAGTTAACTCAACAGCTTAACAATAAGCCTGCACTGCGCCTAAAGAT TCTATTCAACCTCTACAACCTACTGGAGAACCCATATAGCCGATTCTTTGTTTATATGAAGGCACTAAACTTGGCAGTTAGTGGAAATGTTACGGAACATGTTGTTCCATCTTTCAAGAAGATGGATAGGTTTCTCAGGGAGTGGAATCTTGGAGTGAAGGACCAGAGAGCTCTCTTTCTTACTGTTTCTAATATATTGAAGGAGACTAAGAG TACTGCGAAAGAGACTTTTAAATTTCTTGTCAAGTACCTGGCTACTTTTTCTGGCGAAGATGAGTCAACTCTTAATGAGGCCAAAGAAGAAGCTGTTCGAGCTATTATTGAGTTTGTGAAGGCACCTGATATGTTTCAT AGTGATTTGCTAGACATGCCAGCTGTTTCACAGCTAGAGAAAGATGCTAAATATTCCCTGGTGTATCAACTTTTAAAAATCTTTGTGACTCAAAGGCTGGATGCATATTTGAATTTCCATGCGACAAATCCCACTTTACTCACAAGCTATG GCCTGGTGAATGAGGATTGTATTTCTAAGATGAGGCTGCTATCCTTGGTTGATCTTGGCACAAATGAATCTGGTTGTGTTCCTTATTCACTGATTAAGGAAACACTGAAG ATCGAAGGCAATGAGGTCGAGCCTTGGGTTGTGAAGGCGATAACAGAAAAATTGATGGACTGCAGGATTGATCAAATGAACCAAGTGGTCATCGTCAG CCGCTATACTGAACGTGATTTTGGGAATCGGCAATGGCAAGCACTTAGATCAAAGCTAGGAGCATGGCGG GGACACATTTCAAATGTGATTACTACCATCCAAGCTAACAAGATAACTGAAGAGGACACTCAAGCAGTGCAGGGTTTGGCTAGTCGCTGA